GGCCTCGGTGAAACGGCTGAAAAAGAGGATGTTTCCGGGATTGTCTTCTTGACGGCGGCCTCGCCTTATGAAACGAGTAAAGCGGATGAACGAAACGAAGAAATGGGCGTATACTTGACGAACCGTTTTACTCGAGGTTTTACGGAACTGCTTGATGAGACTCCCGACGCAACGTTGAGGGACATGTACATCGAAATCGCGAGTAAAATTTCAGGTTCGCATGTGCAGTTGTACAATATGAACCATTATGGAAATATCTACAAAGAAAAGCTAGATGAATTCTTTGTAGTAAAGTGAACTGCCTATAATAAAAAAACACCCCCTATGGGGGTGTATTTTATTGTCCAAGTAGGAATAATTTACTTGATTCGGAGGCGTGCGTATTCGTACAGACCGAGCGAGAGTGCCACCGAGGCGTTGTAGGAATGCGCTTCGGGCATCATCGGAATGCGGAGTACGGCGTCGCACTGCTTGCGAATGAAGGGTGGGAGGCCCACGTCTTCGCCACCGACGGCGATTACGGCCTGGTCGCTGAATTCAAAGCCGGCGAGGTTCGTTTCGGTGTCGGCGTCGAGACCGAGAATCTGGTAGCCAGCGAGCTTGAGTTCGCCGACGGCTGCTTCTAGGTTGTTCGGGCGGCAAATCTTCATCTTGTCGAGTGCACCTGCGGCAGAGCGGGCGACAGCCGGCGTAATGCCGCACATGCCCTTGGCTGGGAGCATCAAGAGGTCTACGCCCAAGGCGAGCGCGCTACGGATGCAGGCGCCCAGGTTGCGCGGGTCTTCGATGTTGGTGCCTACGGCGATTAGCTTGCGTTCGCCATTTGCTTTGGCCTTAAAATATTCTTCGCGGATGTCTTCCCAAACGAGAAGTTCCTTTTCGTTCAAGAGGGCAACCACGCCGTGGTGTTGCTGCACATAGCTGCTGAGCACCTTGGAATCGACTTGCTGCACGTGCACGTGGGCGCGCTTGGCGAGCTTCTGCAGTTCGTAGAGCTTGGGATTGCCCGACTGGTGCATAAAGAGCACGCGGTGGACTTGCATGGGGCTACGTTCCAGAAGGTCGGTCACTTCGCGGATGCCGCCAATTGCGGTTTGCGGGGCACCATCGGGATCGCCAAAACTCACGCGGCGGTCGCCATCGGTTTTACGGCGGGTAAAGCCGTCGCGCTTTTCAAAGCTATCGCGCGGTTTAAAGTTGTCGCGCGACTTGAAACCGTCGCGGCGTTCAAATCCTTCGCGAGGTTCACGGAAACCGTCACGAGATTCGCGGTCCTTGAAGTTGTGGCGAATGATGCCGAATTCTGTTTCCTTATCGGAATTCTTGCTGAATGCCATAATGCAATCCTTTATCTAAAATCCTTAGGGCTTTTCCCTACAAATAATAATCTGGTCCATCTTGATGTCGGTCAGCTTTTGCACGAGCGGCTCGACGCTAATCTGCTTAGGTGTCGCGATGCCCGCCTTGTGGGCGTTCGGGTGCTTTGCCAAAAAGCGGTCGTAGTAACCCTTGCCGTGCCCGCAGCGTTCGCCGGTCAGGTTGAACTTGGTGCCGGGAACCAGGAACACAGTGAAGTCGCCCTCGTAAGCGGGAATATCGCCGCGGGGTTCCATGATGCCGAACTTGCCCTTGATCAAATCTTTCTTGAGGCTTTGCACGTGGCAGAACTCCATGGCCGTTGGGCCCGTGCAGCGGGGAAGCAGCAGACGGTCTTCGTCGGCGAGCTGCTCGATAATCGGCATGATGTTCGGTTCGCCCGTGAGCGGGTAGAACGCCGCTACCTTGCGCGATTCCCTGTAGCCCTTGATGGCGTGGATTTCTTCCCACGGGTTTCCGATGAGTTCTTCGCCGTCGCGCTTCTTGCGCAACATCTCGAAAAGCGGCCTGGAGCCGAAAATCAAAAGGAGTAAGGCAGAAACGAGAAGTACAGATTCCATAATGATGCCTGCGGGGATTTGTCCAGTAGCGGGCGGTTGAGGTGAGTTATAAAAAAAATTAGTCGGGGTCGCCTACGCGCTTTGCATTGGGCAGGTTCTGTTGCAA
This genomic stretch from Fibrobacter sp. UWT2 harbors:
- a CDS encoding RNA methyltransferase, with translation MAFSKNSDKETEFGIIRHNFKDRESRDGFREPREGFERRDGFKSRDNFKPRDSFEKRDGFTRRKTDGDRRVSFGDPDGAPQTAIGGIREVTDLLERSPMQVHRVLFMHQSGNPKLYELQKLAKRAHVHVQQVDSKVLSSYVQQHHGVVALLNEKELLVWEDIREEYFKAKANGERKLIAVGTNIEDPRNLGACIRSALALGVDLLMLPAKGMCGITPAVARSAAGALDKMKICRPNNLEAAVGELKLAGYQILGLDADTETNLAGFEFSDQAVIAVGGEDVGLPPFIRKQCDAVLRIPMMPEAHSYNASVALSLGLYEYARLRIK
- a CDS encoding 5-formyltetrahydrofolate cyclo-ligase, which produces MESVLLVSALLLLIFGSRPLFEMLRKKRDGEELIGNPWEEIHAIKGYRESRKVAAFYPLTGEPNIMPIIEQLADEDRLLLPRCTGPTAMEFCHVQSLKKDLIKGKFGIMEPRGDIPAYEGDFTVFLVPGTKFNLTGERCGHGKGYYDRFLAKHPNAHKAGIATPKQISVEPLVQKLTDIKMDQIIICREKP